The Nitrospira sp. sequence TTGCCACCGAGGCCAAGACGGGTGTCCTGCGCGATCATGGAGTGCCGACGTGGGAGGGCCGGTCCGGTGCGACCGGGACCGGCACAGATGCGGTCGTGATTGCGTGTCAGGTGCGCGGGCTAGGACCTCCGCATGTATATAGCGGTACTCACACGACCATGGGAGCGCTGGTCGGGCAGGCGGTCGCCGATTGCGTCTCTCGTGGTTTAGCCAAGGCAAAGCAGTGGCAAAGGAAACATCGATGATGGCACGCGCTCTCGCAGTGCTCGGCACAGGTTCGGATGTGGGCAAAAGCTTGATCACGGCCGGCCTGTGCCGATTGCTGTATCGGACCGGTGCGCGTGTCGCGCCGTTCAAAGCCCAAAATATGTCGTTGAATTCGTTCGTCACTCCCGCTGGTTCTGAAATTGGAAGAGCGCAAGCATTGCAAGCAGAGGCCTGCGGGATACCACCACACGTTGACATGAACCCGATCCTTCTCAAACCGGAGTCCGACGACTGCTCGCAGGTCGTCGTGCTGGGAAAAGTGTTCGCGAAGCAAAAGGCATCGTCGTATTTTGAAGGTCGGCGCACGCTCTGGACTGTCGTTGAAGAGAGTTACGTTCGGTTGGCGGGCCGATATGAAGTGATCGTGATTGAAGGAGCGGGCAGCGCGGCGGAAGTCAATCTTCGGGAGCGCGATTTGGTCAATTGGCCCGTCGTGAAGCTGGCTGACGCCAAAGTTCTCTTGGTGGCCGATATCGATCGGGGCGGGGTCTTTGCTCAAGTGCTTGGAACATTGGATCTGTTGGAGCCGGAGGAACGCGCTCGGGTCTGCGGGGTCATCATCAACAAATTCCGTGGCGACGCCACATTGTTCGTCGATGGGGTGAAATTCCTGGAGTCCCGAGGTGGGATCCCGGTGTTGGGCGTGGTCCCGTTCCTTCGTGATCTGGTGCTCGATCAGGAAGATAGCCTTGATCTCGTCCGTCATGGGTCAACTGATTTTTCAACTGATCGGGTCAACATCGCCGTGATTTTGCTGCCGCACATGAGCAACTTTACGGATTTCAATGCGTTGGCGGCCGAGGGGGATGTTGCGTTGAAGTATGCCGCTTCGCCGTCGAATCTCACCGATGCGGACGTGGTGATCATTCCGGGGAGCAAGAATACGCTGGCGGACTTGTCCTATCTACAAAGGAACGGATATGGGCCGGCGCTCGATGATCATGTGCATGGGCGCCGAGAACTGATCGGTATCTGCGGTGGTTATCAGATGCTTGGCCGGAAAATATCGGATCCACATGAGGTCGAGCAGGGCGGTACGAGTGATGGACTGGGTTACTTGAATACGGAGACGGAGCTCAAGCAGGTCAAGCAAACCGCACAAGTGGAAGCTCGTCCGACTGACGCCTTTGTAGGTAATCATGGTGTAGTCCGCGGATATCACGTTCACATGGGCGTCACGCTTCGCGGAAATGAAAGTCCGTGTTTCAGCGTTCGCCGGTATTTGGAACCGGGTGAGGAGGCGCGATCATCGCCCGCTCCGAATGAGGAAGAGTTCGATGGAGCGATCCGGAACGATGGCCTTGTGTGGGGCACCTACATACACGGTGTATTTGATGAATCTGAGTTTCGTCGGGCCTGGCTCAACCGTGCTCGTACGAGAAAAAGGCTTCCGCCACTTGAAGCACTCGCGTCTGCGGTTGTGACGGATCGATTAGTCGGAGAACTTGATCGGTGGGCGGATCATTTGTCCCATCACCTCGATGTGTCTCGCCTCATCGGATATTTTCACCCATAAATGCTCCTGCTTGATCAGGCATCGTGCCTTGTATCTATGTAGTTGATTATCACTACGTTTTTAGTGATTTACGCACTTATATCGGCTCCAATTTATGCACGGAGCGATGCCGATATTCACCGTTTTCTTGCCATCCATCAACAAGTCGTTACACTGCATGGGACAGCATGTTTCGACGATGTGGGGATGAGAAAGAGTGCCTTGAGCACGATTCATGAGGCGGGTGCAGGCAATGGATTGATCTGCGCGATCAGTGCAGTGATGCCGGTGCGCTGAAAACAGCCTGAGAGTCCATTGAAAGGAGAGGAAAGGCGTTATGAGCAAAATCGTGATCGTCGATGATTCATATGCGGAACTGCAGCTTATCGAGTCGTACCTCAAAGCTGCCCACCATACCGTCCTGTCGTTCTCAACGGCAGACGGTTTGGAGGATAAGATCGCCTCAGAGAAGCCGGACCTCATCGTCTTGGACGTGGTGATGCCGGGTCGGAACGGATTTCAGGCCTGCCGGGATTTGAAAAATGATGCTCGATTCAAGAACATCCCGATCGTGCTGTGCACCTCGAAGGGACAGGAAAGCGATAAGTTCTGGGGACAGCAACAGGGAGCGAACGGCCACGTCGTAAAACCCTTCAAATCGGAAGACCTTCTGCACGCCGTGAAGGTCGCACTTGGTTGAGTGAACCGATGATGCATGGGCCGGGAGACGATGGATCCATTCTGTAATTTACCTCAGCTTAGCCCAGACGCAACACTGGACCAGGCACGATCGACAGGTACGGTGAGAGTCTGCTTGATCACACTGGGAGGAAGAAGCTTTGCTGTAAATTTGAGCCATGTTCGTGAAGTCTTCAAACTCGAGTCGATCACGCCGGTGCCCGGCATGCCCGCCACGCTGGTCGGTGTCGCCAATCTACGTGGGATCATTATTCCCCTGGCCGATTTACGGTCGACGTTGGGCACATCTATTTCGGCCGTACAAAAATATGCGGTGATCGTACGGCATGGCGCTCAACAGGTGGGTATTCTTATCGACGAGGTGCCCGAAATTCGCACCATCGATATTGACGACCTGTCGGCCCCATCTGTCCAGGATGCGGCTGTCGATCATCCGTTTCTTTCGGGGTTCTTCAAGACCGAAACCAACGTGAGGGGCATGCTGGAAGTGTCGCGATTGCTCGCCTCCGTGGAGGAGGCGAGGGGCGACACTCGTGCGCTCGTACAGGCTAAGAATGTTGGGAACGAGGGTGTGACCGGCACCGGATCGTATCCCGGACGGTGAGGAGGAGGGAAGTCATGGCGAAGCAAGGCAGGGCACGGAAGTGGTCGATCATGGCAAGGTTCAAAAACCTGAGAACCCTGTCCAAGCTCCTGATCGGGTTTTCCGTGATTATTATGGGGATGATGGGGATCGGTTTGATCGGCTTGTTGGGACTCGATCGGCTCAAAGGCGAGTTGCGGTCCATCTACGACGAATCAACCGTGGGTGTGTCCAATGCCGCCGTCAGCAGCACGAACCTCAGCCTCTATCACAATGCGTTGTTGAGCGTTGCGCACCAAACGCAGAAGGTCGATTTTGATGAGGCGATCATTCCTCTCACCGAATTGAAGAGAAGAACCCTGACGCCTCTTGAGACCTACCGGCCATCCGCCACGCACGAGACCGTGGACGGCCGTCGTGATGGGCAGGAGTTGGACGTTCTCCTGTTCACCTTAAGAGAGTATTTTGCCGCCGCTGAAAGTGCGGTCGGGGCCTTCAACGACAGTTTTGATCCTTCCCTCACGAACGAACAAAAACAGTCGATGCGAGAGTTGGGCAACACCGTGCTGTCCAGCGAGGTCGCCTTTTGGCATGGCCGCGCGATATGGCGTTTTCAATGGCTGACAGGGCTCATTCAAGACCTTGCGAGGGAATTGAACAACCGTGGCCAGGCGGCGGCTGCCTATCTGAGCAACGTGATGTTAGGGGGAGCCATTGTA is a genomic window containing:
- a CDS encoding purine-binding chemotaxis protein CheW — translated: MITLGGRSFAVNLSHVREVFKLESITPVPGMPATLVGVANLRGIIIPLADLRSTLGTSISAVQKYAVIVRHGAQQVGILIDEVPEIRTIDIDDLSAPSVQDAAVDHPFLSGFFKTETNVRGMLEVSRLLASVEEARGDTRALVQAKNVGNEGVTGTGSYPGR
- a CDS encoding response regulator encodes the protein MSKIVIVDDSYAELQLIESYLKAAHHTVLSFSTADGLEDKIASEKPDLIVLDVVMPGRNGFQACRDLKNDARFKNIPIVLCTSKGQESDKFWGQQQGANGHVVKPFKSEDLLHAVKVALG
- a CDS encoding cobyric acid synthase — translated: MARALAVLGTGSDVGKSLITAGLCRLLYRTGARVAPFKAQNMSLNSFVTPAGSEIGRAQALQAEACGIPPHVDMNPILLKPESDDCSQVVVLGKVFAKQKASSYFEGRRTLWTVVEESYVRLAGRYEVIVIEGAGSAAEVNLRERDLVNWPVVKLADAKVLLVADIDRGGVFAQVLGTLDLLEPEERARVCGVIINKFRGDATLFVDGVKFLESRGGIPVLGVVPFLRDLVLDQEDSLDLVRHGSTDFSTDRVNIAVILLPHMSNFTDFNALAAEGDVALKYAASPSNLTDADVVIIPGSKNTLADLSYLQRNGYGPALDDHVHGRRELIGICGGYQMLGRKISDPHEVEQGGTSDGLGYLNTETELKQVKQTAQVEARPTDAFVGNHGVVRGYHVHMGVTLRGNESPCFSVRRYLEPGEEARSSPAPNEEEFDGAIRNDGLVWGTYIHGVFDESEFRRAWLNRARTRKRLPPLEALASAVVTDRLVGELDRWADHLSHHLDVSRLIGYFHP